From Sodalis glossinidius str. 'morsitans', the proteins below share one genomic window:
- the acrR gene encoding multidrug efflux transporter transcriptional repressor AcrR, whose translation MARKTKRQAQETRQHILDAAIKAFSERGVSATSLNDIAALAGVTRGAIYWHFKNKAELFNEILHTADSKIQDFETEYQTKYPDNPLYVLTETMIYILDATVSNRQWRELMEILFHKCEFVGEMALYQEVRSQLFDECYGRLEATLGRCIEQQQLPATLHCRRAAIMLRAYMTGLMENWLFIPGSFDLQAESRTLVFGLIDMLRMSPMLRCGQNDAPQSA comes from the coding sequence ATGGCACGAAAAACCAAACGACAGGCTCAGGAAACCCGCCAGCATATACTGGACGCCGCCATCAAGGCCTTCTCAGAGAGAGGGGTATCCGCCACATCACTTAATGATATCGCGGCACTGGCCGGGGTAACGCGCGGCGCGATTTATTGGCACTTCAAAAATAAAGCCGAGTTATTCAATGAAATACTTCATACGGCTGACAGTAAGATCCAAGATTTTGAAACAGAGTATCAAACAAAATATCCAGACAATCCACTTTATGTGTTAACCGAGACAATGATTTACATTCTTGACGCTACCGTTTCTAACCGCCAGTGGCGTGAGCTTATGGAAATTTTGTTTCATAAATGCGAATTCGTGGGTGAAATGGCGCTGTACCAGGAAGTGCGATCGCAATTGTTTGATGAATGTTACGGCCGGCTGGAAGCGACACTCGGCCGCTGCATCGAACAGCAGCAATTACCCGCAACGCTGCACTGCCGGCGTGCGGCGATCATGTTGCGCGCTTACATGACCGGCCTCATGGAAAACTGGCTGTTCATTCCCGGCAGTTTTGATCTGCAAGCCGAGTCGCGCACCCTGGTATTTGGGCTTATCGACATGCTGCGCATGAGCCCGATGTTGCGCTGCGGACAAAACGACGCGCCGCAATCCGCCTGA
- a CDS encoding efflux RND transporter periplasmic adaptor subunit, which produces MNKNRGLLPLAAVLMLSGSFILAGCDNKEANKAGNQQQAPEVGVVTLKKQALNVTTDLPGRTAAFRVAEVRPQVDGIILKRNFVEGSDVTAGVSLYQIDPATYQAAYNSAKGDLAQAQANAGIARVTVNRYKKLLSTSYVSRQDYDQAVATLAQNDAAVQTAQAALKTARINLAYTRVTSPISGRIGKSAFTEGALITSAQTTAMATVQQLDPMYVDVTQSSNDFLRLRQELENGTLKQRDGKSTVHLLMENGGEYAQTGTLEFSDVTVDETTGSITLRAIFPNPQHTLLPGMFVRARLDQGVNENALLVPQQGVTHTPRGEASAMVVDSNNKVAIRQVTAPQAIGDKWLVTAGLQEGDKVIVAGVQKVKPCMQVTPKEVTNQEKQPEQPQPDTASKS; this is translated from the coding sequence ATGAACAAAAACAGAGGGCTATTGCCTCTGGCAGCCGTTCTTATGCTTTCCGGCAGTTTTATTCTCGCAGGCTGTGATAATAAAGAAGCCAACAAAGCAGGAAATCAGCAGCAGGCTCCCGAAGTGGGCGTTGTGACGCTAAAAAAACAAGCACTGAATGTCACCACCGACTTACCGGGCCGCACAGCCGCTTTTCGTGTCGCGGAGGTCCGCCCGCAGGTCGATGGTATTATCCTGAAACGTAACTTTGTCGAAGGCAGCGATGTTACGGCAGGTGTGTCTCTCTATCAGATTGACCCTGCAACCTATCAGGCCGCCTATAACAGCGCCAAGGGCGATCTGGCACAGGCACAGGCGAATGCCGGCATTGCCCGGGTGACCGTCAACCGCTATAAAAAACTGCTCTCCACCAGCTATGTCAGCCGCCAGGACTATGATCAGGCGGTGGCCACCCTGGCGCAAAATGATGCCGCCGTGCAGACCGCTCAGGCCGCGCTGAAAACCGCCCGCATTAATCTGGCTTACACCCGCGTCACGTCTCCGATAAGCGGCCGCATCGGCAAATCCGCCTTCACCGAAGGCGCGTTGATCACCAGCGCGCAAACAACGGCCATGGCGACCGTGCAGCAGTTGGACCCTATGTATGTCGACGTGACTCAATCAAGTAACGATTTTCTGCGTCTGCGCCAGGAGCTGGAAAACGGCACGCTGAAACAGCGTGACGGCAAGTCGACAGTGCATCTGCTGATGGAAAACGGCGGCGAATATGCGCAGACAGGTACGCTGGAATTTTCCGACGTCACGGTGGATGAAACCACGGGCTCCATTACGCTGCGCGCCATTTTCCCTAATCCGCAACACACGCTGTTGCCGGGTATGTTTGTACGCGCCAGATTGGATCAGGGCGTCAATGAAAACGCGTTACTCGTACCTCAACAGGGCGTAACCCACACGCCCCGCGGCGAGGCGAGCGCCATGGTGGTCGATAGCAATAATAAAGTCGCTATCCGCCAAGTCACGGCGCCGCAGGCGATTGGCGATAAATGGTTGGTCACCGCCGGGTTACAGGAAGGCGACAAAGTCATCGTCGCCGGTGTGCAGAAGGTGAAACCCTGCATGCAGGTCACTCCCAAAGAGGTGACCAACCAGGAAAAACAACCGGAACAACCTCAGCCTGACACCGCTAGCAAGTCTTAA
- a CDS encoding HHA domain-containing protein: MKKIDYLMRLRKCRTLETLERVIEKNKYELSDDELEIFNSAADHRLAELTMNKLYDKVPVSVWKYVR; the protein is encoded by the coding sequence ATGAAAAAGATCGACTATTTAATGCGCTTGAGGAAGTGCAGAACGCTGGAAACCCTTGAGCGTGTGATTGAAAAAAACAAATATGAACTGTCCGATGACGAGCTAGAGATATTCAATTCCGCCGCCGATCATCGTCTGGCGGAACTGACGATGAACAAGCTATACGACAAAGTACCGGTTTCCGTCTGGAAGTATGTACGCTAA
- a CDS encoding DUF2496 domain-containing protein produces MTLEDESPEIRLAIDLIMLLEKNELAPELVLAALEIVKNDYLRKAETAE; encoded by the coding sequence GTGACCCTCGAAGACGAATCCCCCGAAATCAGATTGGCGATCGATTTGATTATGCTGCTGGAAAAAAATGAACTGGCGCCGGAGCTGGTGCTGGCGGCATTGGAAATCGTCAAAAATGATTACTTGCGCAAAGCGGAGACGGCGGAGTAA
- the priC gene encoding primosomal replication protein PriC — protein sequence MHASQLITALGARLNELAARIDTQGHPLVQQSRFDPLLFSARGNRLQDYLSESRATLSHLTSAVEQGRTERVAWLAQRLTDQMLALSRELATQNLRHEHPASTPAEDVYARLAEHQDYERRLLAMICDRDSLRTAANDLARTRQLQQEIAALEGRLMRCRQALTRLEYQIECRERGE from the coding sequence GTGCACGCATCTCAACTGATTACCGCCCTTGGCGCCCGACTTAACGAATTAGCCGCACGCATCGACACTCAGGGACACCCACTGGTGCAGCAATCCCGTTTCGATCCCCTGTTGTTCAGCGCGCGCGGCAACCGGCTTCAGGACTATCTGTCCGAGAGCCGCGCAACGCTCTCCCATTTGACCAGCGCGGTGGAACAGGGCCGCACCGAGCGCGTTGCCTGGCTGGCCCAGCGGCTCACCGATCAAATGTTGGCACTCTCACGCGAGCTGGCCACGCAAAATTTGCGTCACGAGCACCCAGCCAGCACGCCGGCCGAAGATGTGTATGCCCGACTGGCCGAGCATCAGGATTATGAGCGGCGGTTGCTGGCGATGATCTGCGATCGCGATAGCTTGCGCACTGCTGCAAACGATCTCGCCCGCACTCGGCAGCTACAGCAGGAAATCGCCGCGCTGGAAGGACGTCTTATGCGTTGCCGGCAGGCATTGACCCGTCTGGAATATCAAATAGAGTGCCGGGAACGGGGAGAATAA
- the tomB gene encoding Hha toxicity modulator TomB: MDEYSPKRYDIAQLKYLCENLYDEGIASLGNSYHGWVNDPSSAVNLQLNELIEHIAANIVIFKLKYHNESELTDQAETFLDDTFTLFSSYGINNYDIQRWRRSRRRLFGTFSETELCTT; the protein is encoded by the coding sequence ATGGATGAGTATTCACCCAAACGCTACGATATTGCGCAATTGAAATACCTGTGTGAAAATCTCTATGATGAAGGCATTGCCAGTCTGGGCAACAGCTATCATGGTTGGGTAAATGACCCAAGTTCCGCCGTCAATTTGCAGCTTAACGAATTAATTGAGCACATAGCGGCGAATATTGTCATCTTCAAACTTAAATACCATAATGAAAGTGAGCTTACCGATCAGGCTGAAACCTTTTTAGACGATACTTTTACCCTGTTCAGTAGCTATGGCATCAATAATTACGATATACAGCGCTGGCGGCGCAGCCGCAGGCGTTTATTCGGAACATTCTCGGAGACAGAGCTCTGTACAACCTGA
- the apt gene encoding adenine phosphoribosyltransferase: MTATEQQLALIKQSIKSVPDYPKPGILFRDVTSLLENSRAYAASIALLADRFRDAGLTKIVGTEARGFLFGTPVALALGLGFVPVRKPGKLPRETISENYVLEYGTDGLEIHKDAIVPGDKVLVVDDLLATGGTICATVKLIRRLGGEVQDAAFVINLAYLGGETLLNSIGVASYSLVLFPGH; this comes from the coding sequence ATGACCGCTACGGAACAACAATTAGCATTAATCAAGCAAAGCATTAAATCGGTTCCGGACTATCCGAAACCCGGCATCCTGTTTCGCGATGTCACCAGCCTGCTGGAAAACTCGCGCGCCTATGCCGCCAGCATCGCGCTGTTGGCCGATCGCTTTCGCGATGCCGGCCTGACGAAAATCGTTGGCACCGAAGCGCGTGGATTTCTGTTCGGCACACCGGTCGCTCTGGCGTTGGGGCTGGGGTTTGTTCCGGTGCGCAAGCCCGGCAAGCTGCCGCGTGAAACCATCAGTGAAAACTATGTGCTGGAATATGGCACCGACGGCCTCGAAATCCATAAAGACGCTATAGTACCCGGCGATAAAGTACTGGTGGTGGACGATCTGCTGGCCACGGGAGGGACTATCTGCGCCACGGTGAAACTAATTCGGCGGCTCGGCGGCGAGGTGCAGGATGCGGCCTTCGTTATCAATTTGGCCTACCTCGGGGGTGAAACGCTTCTAAACAGTATCGGCGTAGCTAGTTATAGCCTGGTACTCTTCCCCGGCCACTGA
- the ykgO gene encoding type B 50S ribosomal protein L36 → MKVLSSLASAKTRYPDCQVVRRRGRVYVICKSNPRFKAVQGRKKRR, encoded by the coding sequence ATGAAGGTATTAAGTTCACTTGCGAGCGCCAAAACGCGTTATCCTGATTGTCAGGTGGTCCGCCGCCGCGGGCGTGTGTACGTAATTTGCAAATCCAATCCGCGCTTTAAGGCGGTTCAGGGACGCAAAAAACGCCGCTAA
- a CDS encoding YbaB/EbfC family nucleoid-associated protein yields MFGKGGMGNLMKQAQQMQEKMQRMQEEIAQLEVTGESGAGLVKVTINGAHNCRRVEVDPSLLEDDKDMLEDLIAAAFNDAARRIAETQKEKMAAVSSGMQLPPGFKMPF; encoded by the coding sequence ATGTTTGGTAAAGGCGGAATGGGTAACCTGATGAAACAGGCCCAGCAAATGCAGGAAAAAATGCAGCGGATGCAAGAAGAGATCGCGCAGCTGGAAGTGACGGGAGAGTCGGGCGCCGGCCTGGTCAAGGTCACGATTAATGGCGCGCACAATTGCCGCCGTGTCGAGGTCGATCCCAGCCTGCTGGAAGATGACAAAGATATGCTGGAAGATCTGATCGCCGCGGCGTTCAACGACGCCGCCCGCCGTATTGCCGAAACCCAAAAGGAAAAAATGGCCGCCGTCTCCAGCGGCATGCAGCTTCCTCCTGGTTTTAAAATGCCGTTCTGA
- the dnaX gene encoding DNA polymerase III subunit gamma/tau, which produces MSYQVLARKWRPQTFADVVGQEHVLTALANGLSLGRIHHAYLLSGTRGVGKTTIARLLAKGLNCETGITATPCGQCDNCREIKQGRFVDLIEIDAASRTKVEDTRELLDNVQYAPARGRFKVYLIDEVHMLSRHSFNALLKTLEEPPAHVKFLLATTDPQKLPVTILSRCLQFHLKALDVEQIRNQLSSVLQQEQIVTEPRALQLLARAADGSMRDALSLTDQAIAMGQGEVSAEAVSLMLGTLNTEQPLALIEALANADGGAMMAQLAQCAARGMDWESLLVEMLSLLHRLALCQLVPDQLNNEDDPASVARLRDLARRLPPADLQLYYQILLIGRKELPFAPDPRMGVEMTLLRALAFHPAVVETVTTVARTEKKTAEFGANARHDSIATGAAATAGAPDASAARPAPVANGGRSVGAAPVAGSLTGAQTSSSPGGRQPSGVDSDEESIMLAYTASGFDDDEAQGDWQDGVLTPEKEASRAPFAPSSKGDSPLPDATAQLLQARTALLKRQESQKTKKDEPAPALQKNAVTALERLATVGERAHQRQPAAGRAEPAKTPRPEEYRWRASQQPEAAPEPVTTPKALRTALEHEKTPELALCLAEESLTRDPWAAQVNRLAVPKLVQQLALNAWKEDLAPGKVCLHLRASQRHLNSASAQSALCAALSADLGAPVELTVTEDDNPAMKTPLEWRQAIYEEKLMRAREAIMNDAHIQMLRRFFDAELDEDSIRPV; this is translated from the coding sequence ATGAGCTATCAGGTGCTTGCCCGTAAGTGGCGTCCGCAAACGTTTGCCGATGTAGTAGGCCAGGAGCATGTCCTGACAGCGCTGGCAAACGGCCTTTCATTGGGCAGGATCCATCATGCCTATCTTCTATCCGGCACCCGCGGCGTGGGTAAAACCACGATTGCCCGTCTGCTGGCCAAAGGGCTGAACTGCGAAACCGGTATCACCGCCACCCCCTGCGGCCAGTGCGATAATTGCCGGGAAATCAAGCAAGGGCGCTTTGTCGATTTGATTGAAATCGATGCCGCCTCGCGCACTAAAGTTGAAGACACCCGTGAGCTGCTGGATAACGTTCAATACGCCCCGGCGCGCGGCCGCTTCAAGGTGTATCTGATCGATGAAGTGCATATGCTGTCCCGCCACAGCTTTAACGCTTTGCTGAAAACCCTTGAGGAACCGCCGGCGCACGTCAAGTTTTTACTGGCCACCACCGATCCGCAAAAACTGCCGGTTACAATCCTTTCCCGCTGTCTGCAATTTCATTTAAAGGCGCTCGACGTTGAGCAGATCCGCAACCAGCTGTCCTCCGTCTTGCAGCAGGAGCAGATCGTTACCGAGCCGCGCGCGCTGCAGCTGCTGGCCCGTGCCGCCGACGGCAGCATGCGCGACGCCCTCAGTCTGACCGACCAGGCCATCGCCATGGGCCAGGGGGAGGTGAGCGCCGAGGCGGTAAGTCTGATGCTCGGAACGCTTAACACCGAGCAGCCGCTGGCGCTTATCGAGGCGCTGGCCAACGCCGACGGCGGCGCGATGATGGCACAACTTGCGCAATGCGCTGCCCGCGGTATGGATTGGGAAAGTCTGCTTGTCGAGATGCTTTCTTTACTGCATCGTCTGGCGCTGTGCCAGCTGGTGCCGGACCAGTTGAATAATGAGGACGATCCGGCCAGCGTAGCGCGTTTGCGCGACCTGGCCCGGCGTTTGCCGCCGGCCGATCTGCAACTGTACTATCAGATCCTGCTTATCGGGCGCAAAGAGCTGCCCTTTGCGCCCGATCCCCGGATGGGAGTAGAAATGACGCTGCTGCGCGCGCTGGCGTTCCATCCCGCCGTGGTGGAAACGGTGACGACCGTCGCCAGAACGGAAAAAAAAACGGCTGAATTCGGCGCTAACGCGCGCCACGACAGCATTGCCACCGGCGCGGCCGCAACAGCCGGTGCCCCGGACGCGTCCGCCGCCAGGCCTGCGCCCGTCGCTAACGGCGGCCGTAGCGTCGGCGCTGCTCCGGTAGCGGGATCATTGACTGGCGCGCAGACTTCGTCGTCGCCTGGCGGTCGTCAGCCCAGCGGGGTCGATAGCGACGAAGAGAGTATAATGCTGGCCTATACCGCCAGCGGCTTCGATGATGATGAAGCGCAGGGCGATTGGCAAGACGGCGTTCTGACGCCTGAGAAGGAAGCGTCGCGGGCACCTTTCGCGCCGTCTTCCAAAGGCGACAGCCCGTTGCCAGATGCGACCGCACAGCTTTTGCAGGCCCGCACCGCCCTATTAAAGCGGCAGGAGAGCCAAAAAACAAAAAAGGATGAACCGGCGCCGGCGCTCCAAAAAAATGCCGTTACCGCGCTGGAGCGGCTGGCCACCGTAGGCGAGCGCGCGCATCAGCGCCAACCCGCCGCCGGCCGGGCAGAGCCGGCGAAAACCCCGCGGCCGGAGGAGTACCGCTGGCGTGCCAGCCAACAGCCCGAGGCAGCCCCGGAGCCGGTAACGACCCCGAAGGCGCTGCGCACGGCGCTGGAGCATGAAAAAACGCCGGAGCTGGCGTTGTGCCTGGCAGAAGAGTCGCTGACGCGCGATCCCTGGGCGGCGCAGGTCAACCGTCTGGCGGTGCCCAAACTGGTGCAGCAGCTGGCTTTGAACGCCTGGAAAGAGGATTTGGCGCCGGGCAAAGTCTGTTTGCACCTGCGCGCCTCGCAGCGTCATCTAAACTCGGCCTCGGCGCAAAGCGCCCTGTGCGCCGCGCTGAGCGCCGATTTGGGCGCGCCGGTTGAATTAACCGTAACGGAAGATGATAATCCGGCGATGAAAACGCCATTGGAATGGCGCCAGGCGATTTATGAAGAGAAACTGATGCGGGCGCGGGAAGCGATTATGAACGATGCGCACATTCAGATGCTGCGACGCTTTTTTGACGCCGAGCTGGATGAAGACAGCATCCGGCCCGTATAA
- a CDS encoding efflux RND transporter permease subunit: MSKYFIDRPIFAWVIAIIIMLAGALSILKLPIEQYPAIAPPTIRITATYPGADASTLQDSVTQIVEQNMNGIDHLMYMASDSDSSGTATITLTFESGADPDIAQVQVQNKLQLAMPLLPQEVQQQGVQVQKSSASFLMVAGFISDDKNMTQEDIADYVGSSLKDPISRTNGVGEVQLFGAQYAMRIWLDPNKLNNFQLTPVDVISALEVQNNQIAAGQLGGSPPVKGQQLNTSIIVQTRLKTTDEFGKIQLKVNPDGSQVRLKDVATIALGGESYDIIARINGQPATGLGIKLATGANALDTANAVKAELGRLQANFPAGLKVVYPYDTTPFVKISITEVVKTLVEAIILVFLVMYLFLQNFRATLIPTIAVPVVLLGTFAILGAFGYTINTLTMFACVLAIGLLVDDAIVVVENVERVMAEEGLSPIEATRKSMGQIQGALVGIALVLSAVFVPMAFFGGSTGAIYRQFSITIVSAMILSVIVALVLTPALCATLLKPIKKGDHGKTTGFFGWFNKKFDQSTHHYTDSIGHILNSTGRYLLIYLLIVVGMALLFIRLPTSFLPDEDQGVFLTMTLLPAGATQERTQHVLDEVTQYYLNNEKDNVRSVFTVNGFGFAGRGQNSGIVFVSLKDWGERSGAENKVPAITARANQAFSKIKDGIVLAFNLPAIVELGTATGFDFELIDENNLGHEQLTAARNQLLGMVAQHPDVLQGVRPNGLEDTPEYKLDVDHEKAEVLGVSLSDINTTIGAALGGSYVNDFIDRGRVKKVYVQGDAPYRMLPQDINNWYVRGSDNQMVPLSAVTTARWQYGSPRLERYNGLPSMEIQGEAAPGKSTGEAMALMEQLAGKLPAGIGYDWTGMSYQERLSGNQAPALYAISLIVVFLCLAALYESWSIPFSVMLVVPLGVIGALLAATLRGLNNDVYFQVGLLTTIGLSAKNAILIVEFAKDLMEKEGKGLIEATLEAVRMRLRPILMTSLAFILGVLPLAISTGTGSGSQNAVGTGVMGGMVTATLLAIFFVPVFFVVVRRRFGKKGHQDELEQGHPVENPPPRP, from the coding sequence ATGTCTAAGTACTTTATCGATCGGCCCATATTCGCATGGGTGATTGCCATTATCATCATGCTGGCGGGGGCACTGTCGATACTCAAGCTGCCCATCGAACAGTATCCGGCTATCGCGCCGCCGACGATCCGCATCACAGCGACATATCCCGGCGCGGACGCCTCAACGTTGCAAGACAGCGTGACGCAAATAGTCGAACAGAATATGAACGGCATCGACCATTTGATGTACATGGCGTCCGATAGCGACTCGTCCGGTACCGCGACCATCACGCTGACCTTTGAATCGGGTGCCGATCCGGATATCGCCCAGGTTCAGGTGCAGAACAAACTGCAGCTTGCGATGCCGCTGCTGCCGCAAGAAGTTCAGCAACAAGGTGTACAGGTGCAGAAATCCAGCGCCAGCTTCCTCATGGTCGCCGGTTTTATCAGCGATGATAAAAACATGACTCAGGAAGATATCGCGGATTATGTCGGCTCCTCGCTGAAAGATCCCATCAGTCGTACCAACGGCGTAGGCGAAGTGCAACTGTTCGGCGCCCAATATGCGATGCGTATTTGGCTCGATCCTAACAAGCTTAATAACTTTCAATTAACGCCGGTAGATGTCATCAGTGCGCTTGAGGTCCAGAACAACCAGATCGCCGCAGGCCAGTTGGGGGGATCCCCTCCGGTGAAAGGGCAGCAGCTTAACACGTCGATCATCGTGCAAACTCGGCTGAAAACCACCGACGAGTTCGGTAAAATCCAGCTGAAGGTCAATCCCGATGGCTCGCAGGTCCGGCTGAAGGATGTGGCCACGATTGCGCTCGGGGGTGAAAGTTATGACATCATCGCCCGCATTAACGGCCAGCCCGCCACGGGTCTGGGGATTAAGCTCGCCACCGGCGCCAATGCGCTGGATACCGCCAACGCGGTCAAAGCAGAGCTGGGACGGCTACAGGCCAACTTCCCCGCGGGGCTGAAAGTGGTTTACCCCTACGACACCACGCCGTTCGTGAAGATTTCCATCACCGAGGTAGTAAAAACGCTGGTGGAAGCCATCATCCTGGTGTTCCTGGTGATGTATCTGTTCTTGCAGAACTTCCGCGCTACGCTTATCCCGACTATCGCGGTGCCGGTCGTCTTGTTGGGGACCTTCGCCATCTTGGGGGCGTTTGGCTATACCATTAACACCCTGACGATGTTCGCCTGCGTGCTAGCCATCGGGCTCTTGGTGGATGACGCCATCGTGGTGGTGGAAAACGTCGAGCGCGTTATGGCCGAGGAGGGACTCAGTCCCATTGAAGCTACGCGGAAATCGATGGGCCAGATTCAGGGCGCCCTGGTGGGGATCGCGCTGGTGTTGTCCGCCGTGTTTGTACCGATGGCGTTCTTCGGCGGCTCAACCGGCGCCATTTACCGTCAGTTCTCCATCACCATTGTATCGGCAATGATTCTGTCGGTTATCGTGGCGCTGGTTCTGACCCCTGCCCTGTGCGCCACCCTGCTCAAGCCCATCAAAAAAGGCGACCACGGCAAGACCACAGGCTTTTTCGGTTGGTTTAATAAAAAGTTCGATCAGAGTACTCATCATTACACCGACAGTATCGGCCACATTCTAAATAGCACCGGCCGCTACCTGCTGATTTATCTGCTGATTGTGGTCGGCATGGCGCTGTTGTTTATCCGCCTGCCCACCTCATTCCTGCCAGATGAAGACCAAGGGGTTTTCCTGACGATGACCCTGCTGCCGGCGGGTGCGACGCAGGAACGCACCCAGCATGTGCTGGATGAAGTGACCCAGTACTATCTTAACAATGAGAAAGACAACGTCAGATCGGTGTTCACCGTCAACGGGTTCGGTTTCGCCGGACGCGGGCAGAACTCCGGTATCGTGTTCGTCAGCCTGAAAGACTGGGGTGAGCGTTCCGGGGCTGAGAATAAGGTCCCCGCAATAACCGCCCGCGCCAACCAAGCTTTCTCGAAGATCAAGGACGGCATCGTGCTGGCGTTTAACCTGCCGGCAATCGTCGAGCTGGGGACCGCAACCGGTTTCGACTTTGAATTGATCGATGAGAATAACCTGGGGCATGAACAGCTGACCGCCGCGCGTAACCAGTTGCTGGGGATGGTGGCACAGCATCCTGATGTACTGCAAGGCGTCCGCCCGAACGGTCTGGAAGATACCCCAGAGTACAAGCTGGATGTCGATCACGAAAAAGCCGAGGTGCTGGGGGTTTCGCTGTCGGATATCAATACCACCATTGGCGCAGCGCTCGGCGGCAGTTATGTTAATGACTTCATCGACCGCGGCCGCGTGAAGAAGGTTTATGTCCAGGGTGACGCGCCCTACCGTATGCTGCCGCAGGATATCAATAACTGGTACGTGCGCGGTTCGGATAACCAAATGGTGCCGTTATCGGCGGTAACTACCGCTCGCTGGCAGTACGGTTCACCCCGTCTGGAGCGCTATAACGGGTTGCCGTCAATGGAAATCCAGGGGGAAGCCGCGCCCGGTAAAAGTACCGGTGAAGCCATGGCATTAATGGAGCAACTGGCGGGCAAACTGCCGGCGGGAATCGGTTACGATTGGACCGGCATGTCCTACCAGGAACGGTTGTCTGGCAACCAGGCCCCAGCGCTGTATGCAATATCGCTAATCGTGGTGTTCTTGTGTCTGGCTGCGCTGTATGAGAGCTGGTCGATCCCGTTCTCGGTTATGCTGGTTGTACCGCTGGGGGTAATTGGCGCCCTGCTGGCGGCAACGCTGCGCGGTCTGAACAATGACGTGTATTTCCAGGTTGGTCTGCTGACCACTATCGGACTATCGGCCAAGAACGCGATATTAATCGTGGAATTCGCCAAAGATCTGATGGAAAAAGAAGGCAAAGGACTGATAGAAGCAACGCTGGAAGCGGTACGCATGCGCTTGCGGCCGATTCTGATGACTTCCCTCGCCTTTATTCTCGGCGTACTGCCCCTGGCTATCAGCACCGGGACCGGGTCCGGCTCGCAAAACGCGGTCGGTACCGGCGTGATGGGCGGGATGGTTACCGCTACCCTGCTGGCTATTTTCTTTGTACCGGTGTTTTTTGTGGTGGTGCGCCGCCGCTTCGGTAAAAAAGGCCATCAGGACGAACTGGAGCAGGGACATCCGGTGGAGAATCCGCCGCCGCGGCCGTAA
- the recR gene encoding recombination mediator RecR, giving the protein MQTSPLLEALTEALRCLPGVGPKSAQRMVFHLLQRDRSGGMRLAQALTRAMSEIGHCADCRTFTEQPVCTICANPRRQQSGQICVVESPADIHAIEQTGQFAGSYFVLMGHLSPLDGIGPDDIGLGRLQERLENESIEEVILATNPTVEGEATANYIAEMCAHYGVMASRIAHGVPVGGELEMVDGTTLSHSLAGRHPIKF; this is encoded by the coding sequence ATGCAAACCAGTCCCTTACTGGAGGCATTGACGGAGGCCTTGCGCTGCCTGCCGGGCGTCGGGCCGAAATCGGCGCAGCGTATGGTTTTCCATTTACTGCAGCGCGATCGCAGCGGCGGGATGCGTCTGGCGCAGGCGCTGACCCGCGCGATGTCGGAAATCGGCCATTGTGCGGATTGCCGCACCTTCACCGAGCAGCCTGTCTGCACGATTTGCGCCAATCCCCGCCGGCAGCAGTCGGGCCAAATCTGCGTGGTGGAAAGCCCAGCAGACATCCATGCTATTGAGCAGACCGGCCAGTTCGCCGGGAGCTATTTTGTGCTGATGGGGCACCTGTCACCTCTCGATGGTATCGGCCCGGACGATATCGGTCTCGGGCGGCTGCAGGAGCGGCTTGAGAACGAAAGCATTGAAGAGGTCATCCTGGCCACCAACCCGACGGTAGAAGGGGAGGCGACCGCCAACTATATCGCTGAAATGTGCGCGCATTACGGTGTCATGGCTAGCCGCATCGCCCATGGCGTGCCGGTAGGCGGCGAGCTTGAAATGGTGGACGGCACCACGCTGTCCCATTCGCTGGCGGGCCGTCATCCCATCAAGTTCTGA